In Chitinophaga varians, the following are encoded in one genomic region:
- a CDS encoding CGNR zinc finger domain-containing protein produces MSAEKSIATLRFDGGILCLDFVNTVSNRMKPASHDYLSGFRELLEWYDRTGVITAKVSHTLERLAKGYPQKATVVFDKSIGLRELLLRLFTAAIHRKAPDPSDLHLFNTYVAEAYANIEVAWKPAQRRGELLFNAPALEQLIWWLVKSALELYTGNGLQQVRQCPSCGWLFLDKSRNGSRKWCSMSSCGDINKVQQFNQRNKKKAK; encoded by the coding sequence ATGTCTGCAGAAAAAAGCATCGCCACTTTACGCTTTGATGGCGGAATACTTTGTCTGGATTTCGTGAACACGGTCAGTAACCGGATGAAGCCAGCCTCACATGATTACCTTTCCGGTTTTAGGGAACTACTGGAATGGTACGATCGTACGGGAGTGATTACTGCCAAAGTGTCTCATACATTAGAACGGCTGGCGAAGGGATATCCGCAAAAAGCAACTGTCGTTTTTGACAAAAGCATTGGGCTGCGGGAGTTACTATTGCGGCTTTTTACGGCTGCTATCCATCGGAAAGCACCTGACCCTTCAGACCTGCATTTGTTTAACACTTATGTTGCCGAGGCATATGCCAATATTGAAGTGGCCTGGAAACCTGCGCAACGTCGGGGAGAATTATTGTTTAACGCGCCGGCACTGGAGCAGTTGATCTGGTGGCTGGTAAAGTCTGCACTGGAACTTTATACAGGAAATGGTTTACAGCAGGTGCGGCAATGTCCTTCCTGCGGGTGGCTGTTTCTCGACAAAAGTCGTAATGGCTCCCGTAAATGGTGCAGCATGAGCAGTTGTGGGGATATCAATAAGGTGCAGCAATTTAATCAGCGTAATAAAAAGAAAGCAAAATGA
- a CDS encoding short chain dehydrogenase, which translates to MKILMIGTTGAIGMKVREALLERHEVIAAGRSSRDVRVDITDEASIDQLYKTVGNIDAVVVTAGSSGMKSFQQLHAEDVMEAIHSKLMGQVNVVLKGQHYLNNNGSFTLTSGILADEAARDTVAGAIVSGAVNSFVMAAATELQRGIRINAVSPGLAEDSAGAIGHLFPGFNPVPMQRLVNAYLRSIEGLVTGQVLRVHE; encoded by the coding sequence ATGAAAATCCTGATGATCGGTACTACCGGGGCCATTGGCATGAAGGTAAGGGAAGCACTGTTGGAAAGGCATGAAGTCATAGCAGCGGGCCGCAGTAGCAGGGATGTACGTGTGGACATTACTGATGAGGCTTCTATTGACCAGCTGTATAAAACAGTGGGTAATATTGACGCAGTAGTGGTCACGGCCGGATCTTCCGGCATGAAGAGTTTCCAGCAGCTACATGCGGAGGATGTAATGGAGGCTATCCATTCCAAGTTAATGGGCCAGGTAAATGTGGTCTTAAAGGGGCAGCATTATCTGAACAACAATGGCTCTTTTACGCTGACGTCCGGGATACTGGCAGACGAGGCCGCCCGCGATACGGTGGCCGGGGCTATCGTCAGCGGCGCTGTAAACAGCTTTGTGATGGCTGCTGCTACCGAATTGCAGCGGGGCATCCGTATCAATGCTGTTAGTCCCGGGCTTGCAGAAGACTCAGCAGGGGCCATTGGGCATTTGTTCCCCGGGTTTAATCCGGTGCCGATGCAGCGCCTGGTGAATGCCTACCTGAGAAGTATCGAAGGGCTGGTGACCGGACAGGTACTTCGGGTCCATGAGTAG
- a CDS encoding DUF2695 domain-containing protein yields the protein MQQRAAAAFEESLPMPREQFQQLFDYLDETLGTHGCDHSPRLTLSCLKAAGLPEPESVLIWLREHGGHCDCEILANVEDLFE from the coding sequence TTGCAACAACGGGCAGCGGCAGCATTTGAAGAAAGCCTGCCGATGCCACGTGAACAATTTCAGCAACTCTTTGATTACCTGGACGAAACACTGGGTACACATGGCTGTGACCATTCTCCGAGGCTGACACTAAGTTGTCTGAAGGCAGCCGGATTGCCAGAGCCGGAATCTGTTTTGATCTGGCTGCGGGAACATGGCGGTCATTGTGACTGCGAGATACTGGCCAATGTAGAGGACTTGTTCGAATAG